One Fontisphaera persica DNA window includes the following coding sequences:
- a CDS encoding lactate racemase domain-containing protein, with product MSLFAQCAPPSRQVKTAEVSDVVARAMPQADYRGQRLLLIIPDHTRTAPVGLMFKTLHAHLAPVVKSLDVLVALGTHVAMTEEAICERLEISLAERRDRYGQVRFYNHEWDNPSALRQVGTLSAEEISQLTQGLFAMEVPVEVNKLVFEYDQVVIVGPVFPHEVVGFSGGNKYLFPGVAGPQILNFFHWLGAVVTNPMIIGNQWTPVRQVVDKAGALVNVPKICFCLVVEGHALAGLYAGTPEGAWAAAVELSRQLHITYKDHPYHTILSCAPKMYDELWTGGKCMYKLEPVLADGGELIIYAPHITEISLTHGRVIREVGYHCRDYFLKQWERFKHYPWGVLAHSTHVRGIGTFENGVERCRAQVTLATGIPEDVCRKINLGYRDPRSIQPEAFANREDEGVLLVPKAGEMLFQLKHPPVWAGGRA from the coding sequence ATGAGTTTGTTTGCACAATGCGCGCCGCCTTCGCGCCAGGTGAAGACCGCCGAGGTCAGTGACGTGGTGGCTCGTGCCATGCCTCAGGCGGATTATCGCGGCCAACGGCTGTTGTTAATCATTCCCGACCACACCCGCACCGCGCCGGTGGGGTTGATGTTCAAGACCCTGCATGCCCACCTGGCGCCGGTAGTGAAATCCCTCGACGTTCTCGTCGCCCTCGGGACGCATGTGGCCATGACCGAGGAAGCCATTTGCGAGCGCCTGGAAATCAGCCTGGCGGAAAGGCGTGACCGCTACGGTCAGGTGCGGTTTTACAATCACGAGTGGGATAATCCGTCGGCCTTGCGCCAGGTGGGCACGCTTTCGGCCGAGGAAATCAGCCAGTTGACTCAGGGCCTTTTTGCCATGGAGGTGCCGGTGGAGGTCAACAAATTAGTTTTTGAATATGACCAGGTGGTGATTGTGGGGCCAGTTTTCCCGCATGAAGTGGTGGGCTTTTCCGGCGGCAACAAGTACCTGTTCCCCGGCGTGGCTGGCCCGCAAATCTTGAACTTCTTCCACTGGCTTGGCGCCGTGGTCACCAACCCGATGATCATCGGCAATCAGTGGACGCCCGTGCGCCAGGTGGTGGACAAGGCCGGCGCGCTGGTCAACGTGCCGAAAATTTGTTTCTGCCTGGTGGTCGAGGGACACGCGCTGGCGGGCCTGTACGCCGGCACGCCGGAAGGAGCCTGGGCGGCGGCGGTGGAATTATCCCGGCAATTGCACATCACTTACAAAGACCATCCCTATCACACCATCCTGTCGTGCGCGCCCAAGATGTACGACGAGCTATGGACGGGCGGCAAATGCATGTACAAGCTCGAGCCGGTGCTGGCGGACGGCGGCGAATTGATTATTTATGCGCCGCACATTACGGAGATTTCGCTCACCCATGGGCGGGTGATTCGGGAAGTGGGCTATCATTGCCGCGACTATTTCCTCAAGCAGTGGGAGCGCTTCAAGCATTACCCTTGGGGTGTGCTGGCGCACTCCACGCATGTGCGGGGCATTGGCACGTTTGAAAATGGCGTCGAACGCTGCCGGGCCCAGGTCACCCTGGCCACCGGCATCCCGGAGGACGTTTGTCGTAAAATCAATCTGGGTTATCGCGACCCGCGCAGCATCCAGCCGGAGGCTTTCGCCAACCGTGAGGACGAGGGCGTGCTGCTGGTGCCCAAGGCAGGCGAAATGCTTTTCCAGCTCAAACATCCGCCCGTCTGGGCGGGCGGCAGGGCATGA
- a CDS encoding TatD family hydrolase, with translation MPIFYDTHAHLDDGSFRRDLPEVLQRAGGAGIERIITIGVDEESSRAAVKLAEAHPQVYAAVGWHPNHAAEAPAEVRPVLRELAQHPKVVAIGEIGLDYKYLPSLQGGTPEDDARHKERQAQLFAQQMELAVELGLPIVVHQRFSMADILAQMQPFVGRLRAVFHCFSEAPELVKRILDMNCLVSYTGILTYKNGQNVRESLAAAPLGSFMLETDCPYMTPEPWRKSARRCEPAFVADIAAVAAQVKGCSLAELSAATCAAACRFFHKMPAPEA, from the coding sequence ATGCCGATTTTTTACGACACCCACGCCCACCTGGACGACGGCAGTTTCCGGCGGGATTTGCCTGAAGTGCTGCAACGCGCGGGGGGAGCAGGCATTGAGCGCATCATTACCATAGGAGTGGATGAGGAGAGCAGCCGCGCGGCGGTGAAACTGGCCGAGGCGCATCCCCAAGTTTATGCCGCCGTGGGCTGGCATCCCAATCATGCGGCAGAAGCGCCGGCGGAAGTGCGGCCGGTTTTGCGCGAGCTGGCGCAGCACCCCAAAGTGGTCGCCATCGGCGAAATTGGCCTGGATTACAAATACCTCCCCAGCTTGCAGGGCGGGACGCCCGAAGACGATGCGCGGCACAAGGAGCGGCAGGCGCAATTATTCGCCCAGCAAATGGAACTGGCGGTTGAACTGGGGTTGCCCATCGTGGTGCACCAGCGGTTTTCGATGGCAGACATCCTGGCTCAGATGCAGCCGTTCGTGGGGCGGTTGCGGGCGGTGTTTCATTGCTTTTCCGAAGCGCCGGAGCTGGTGAAGCGGATTTTGGACATGAACTGCCTGGTCAGCTACACGGGCATCCTGACCTATAAAAATGGCCAGAATGTCCGGGAATCCCTGGCTGCTGCGCCGCTGGGTTCTTTCATGCTGGAGACGGATTGCCCTTACATGACCCCGGAGCCGTGGCGCAAGTCGGCGCGGCGATGCGAGCCGGCGTTTGTGGCGGACATTGCAGCCGTGGCGGCACAGGTCAAAGGCTGTTCCCTGGCGGAACTTTCCGCGGCTACCTGCGCGGCGGCCTGCCGCTTCTTTCACAAAATGCCGGCTCCCGAGGCTTAA
- a CDS encoding LptF/LptG family permease, protein MRTLHQYLVRQTLATVVMTVGVFTGILLLGNVLREVTLLLLNEQVRAVTVFKALGLLVPYVLVFALPMGLLTAMLLTFGRLSAEQELNAMRGGGVSVVSLVTPVLLMAVGFSCLSGFINLYLAPSCRMAYKDMLAELRQVRPATVLTAGRFVKDIPGYIIYVSKVTDAQMHDVLISKVDKEGEVTTILQAARGVVEPGPETNQFVLRLFEARGSTLEKGVLQAMPFYAGEAEFILDLPKQRARSIKLNEMTFFDLLEERRRVEQLMGGALGLEARLLPAGARDKVLAPLKVQLHHQVAFSFACLGFTLIGIPLGIRSHRKETSVGVAVALVLVLVYYSFFILADALATRAQWHPWLFCWIPNFLFQGMGMWLLWRVNRQ, encoded by the coding sequence GTGAGAACGTTGCACCAATACCTCGTGCGCCAGACCCTCGCCACCGTGGTGATGACGGTGGGGGTGTTCACCGGCATTTTGCTGCTGGGCAATGTGCTGCGAGAGGTCACCCTGCTGTTGTTGAACGAGCAGGTGCGCGCTGTGACGGTGTTCAAAGCGCTGGGGTTGCTGGTGCCTTATGTACTGGTGTTTGCCCTGCCCATGGGCCTGCTCACCGCCATGCTGCTGACCTTTGGCCGGTTGAGCGCCGAGCAGGAGCTGAATGCCATGCGGGGCGGCGGGGTTTCCGTGGTGTCGCTGGTGACGCCGGTGTTGTTGATGGCGGTGGGCTTTAGCTGTCTGAGCGGTTTTATCAACCTCTACCTGGCGCCGAGCTGCCGCATGGCGTACAAAGACATGCTGGCCGAGTTGCGGCAGGTGCGTCCAGCCACGGTGCTGACCGCCGGCCGGTTCGTCAAAGACATTCCCGGTTACATCATCTACGTCAGCAAGGTGACCGACGCCCAGATGCACGATGTGCTTATTTCCAAAGTGGACAAGGAAGGGGAGGTCACCACCATCCTGCAGGCGGCCAGGGGGGTGGTGGAGCCAGGGCCGGAGACCAATCAGTTTGTGTTGCGATTGTTTGAGGCCCGCGGTTCCACTCTGGAAAAAGGCGTGTTGCAGGCCATGCCTTTTTATGCCGGCGAGGCCGAGTTCATCCTCGACCTGCCCAAACAACGTGCCCGCTCGATCAAGCTGAATGAGATGACGTTTTTTGATTTGCTGGAGGAGCGCCGCCGCGTGGAGCAACTGATGGGCGGCGCCCTGGGCCTGGAGGCCAGACTTTTGCCCGCTGGCGCGCGGGACAAAGTCCTCGCGCCCTTGAAGGTGCAGCTTCACCATCAAGTGGCCTTCTCCTTTGCCTGCCTGGGATTCACGCTGATTGGCATTCCGTTGGGCATTCGCAGCCATCGCAAGGAAACCAGCGTGGGCGTGGCGGTGGCCCTGGTGCTGGTGCTGGTTTATTACAGCTTCTTCATTTTGGCCGACGCCCTGGCCACCAGGGCGCAATGGCATCCCTGGCTGTTCTGCTGGATTCCCAATTTTCTGTTCCAGGGCATGGGCATGTGGCTGCTGTGGCGGGTCAACCGGCAGTGA
- a CDS encoding trimeric intracellular cation channel family protein yields MITPLKLPFLLEHFAVAVSAISGVLAARGKRVDLFGVLVLAVVTAFGGGTVRDVLLGDQPIFWVRQPAYLYNAVLTALVMFLVVRYQDLSGRGLLVADAFALALFSIVGAHKALLFNTPPLAATAMGVVTGVAGGMLRDVLLMEIPLVFRRQIHFYATASLAGAGLFVVLEEWVPHVSRNMLLGVGVTLALRLLSLKYKLALPEMPERK; encoded by the coding sequence ATGATCACGCCGTTAAAACTCCCGTTTTTATTGGAGCACTTTGCCGTGGCGGTCTCCGCCATCAGCGGGGTGCTGGCGGCGCGGGGCAAGCGGGTGGATTTGTTTGGGGTGCTGGTTCTGGCGGTGGTGACGGCTTTTGGCGGGGGCACGGTGCGGGATGTGTTGCTGGGGGATCAACCGATTTTCTGGGTGCGCCAGCCGGCCTATTTGTACAACGCCGTGCTGACGGCCCTGGTCATGTTTCTGGTGGTGCGCTACCAGGATTTGTCGGGCCGGGGCCTGCTGGTCGCCGATGCTTTCGCGCTGGCGTTGTTTTCCATTGTGGGGGCGCACAAGGCGCTTCTGTTCAACACGCCGCCGCTGGCGGCCACGGCCATGGGGGTGGTGACCGGGGTGGCGGGAGGCATGTTGCGCGATGTCCTGCTCATGGAAATCCCCCTGGTTTTCCGTCGGCAAATCCACTTTTACGCCACGGCCTCTCTGGCGGGAGCGGGACTGTTTGTGGTGTTGGAAGAATGGGTGCCGCACGTATCGCGCAACATGCTGCTGGGGGTCGGCGTTACCCTGGCCCTGCGGCTCTTGAGTCTTAAATACAAACTTGCCCTGCCGGAGATGCCCGAACGCAAGTAA
- a CDS encoding lytic transglycosylase domain-containing protein produces MRLTRWQKWLLVIVALGGLLWLFDRWRLWQENAHDKTIAAAARKYGVDPALIKAVIWRESRFDPKARGRRGEVGLMQIMEPTARDWAKAENRTLVFHTELFDPQKNIECGTWYLRRLLLRYPQTDNPLPYALADYNAGRANVLKWLNGPAATNSAAFVQAIGFPSTRAYVIAVMERHAHYRKTWRPPKS; encoded by the coding sequence GTGCGTTTAACCCGCTGGCAAAAATGGCTCTTGGTGATTGTAGCCCTGGGCGGCTTGCTTTGGCTGTTTGACCGTTGGCGGTTGTGGCAGGAAAACGCGCACGACAAAACCATCGCCGCCGCCGCGCGGAAATACGGTGTGGATCCCGCCCTGATCAAGGCCGTCATCTGGCGCGAAAGCCGGTTCGACCCCAAGGCTCGCGGCCGCCGGGGGGAAGTCGGCTTGATGCAAATCATGGAGCCTACTGCCCGCGATTGGGCCAAAGCGGAGAATCGCACCCTGGTTTTTCACACCGAATTATTCGACCCCCAGAAGAACATCGAGTGTGGCACGTGGTACCTGCGCCGGCTACTGTTACGTTATCCGCAAACCGATAATCCACTGCCTTACGCGCTGGCGGATTACAATGCCGGCCGCGCCAACGTGCTCAAGTGGCTCAATGGGCCGGCGGCCACCAACAGCGCGGCTTTTGTGCAGGCCATTGGCTTCCCTTCCACGCGAGCGTATGTCATTGCGGTCATGGAACGCCACGCGCATTATCGCAAAACGTGGCGTCCCCCCAAATCCTGA
- a CDS encoding HEAT repeat domain-containing protein has product MADNTLDIKALVEQMPEVDKPGTPSKFTGPAWSEAEPIYQKILGGGDPALKELLGLVKDPADPGFANYKAEYVLHGLVVYVGRPEQLKHKERLAGLLASAMLDANYSKATRGLFIRELQWIAGPAQVNDLARLAGDEELGLYALACLEAVGRPAVRALTRSLSQITGRNLVGAIQALGRWEVAEAAPALRRLLFHQDQDVRLAAGWALARLGEASDANRLLKMADAANDYEKIKMTDACLLLAEKLAATGKPREAVKIYQHFQRTRTDPKERHLKEAAEKALTALNVAF; this is encoded by the coding sequence ATGGCAGACAATACCTTGGACATCAAAGCACTGGTCGAGCAAATGCCGGAAGTGGATAAACCCGGCACGCCCAGCAAATTCACCGGCCCGGCTTGGAGTGAAGCCGAGCCGATTTACCAGAAAATCCTCGGTGGTGGCGACCCGGCGCTCAAGGAATTGCTCGGGTTGGTGAAGGACCCGGCGGACCCGGGTTTTGCCAATTACAAAGCTGAATACGTCCTGCATGGCCTGGTGGTGTATGTGGGGCGCCCCGAACAGTTGAAACACAAGGAGCGTCTGGCCGGGCTGCTGGCCAGCGCCATGTTGGATGCCAATTATAGCAAGGCCACGCGGGGATTGTTCATTCGCGAATTGCAATGGATTGCCGGCCCCGCCCAGGTGAACGACCTGGCCAGACTCGCAGGCGATGAAGAACTGGGGTTGTACGCGCTGGCCTGCCTCGAGGCTGTGGGCAGGCCCGCCGTCCGTGCCCTGACCCGCAGCCTTTCCCAAATCACTGGCAGAAACCTGGTGGGGGCCATTCAGGCATTGGGACGCTGGGAAGTTGCTGAAGCCGCACCAGCGCTTCGGCGGCTCCTGTTCCACCAGGACCAGGATGTGCGGCTGGCCGCAGGCTGGGCTTTGGCCCGGCTCGGCGAGGCATCGGATGCAAACCGCCTGCTGAAAATGGCCGACGCTGCCAATGACTACGAGAAAATTAAAATGACCGATGCCTGCCTCCTGCTGGCCGAAAAATTGGCGGCCACAGGCAAGCCCCGCGAGGCCGTCAAGATTTATCAACATTTCCAGCGCACCCGCACCGACCCCAAGGAGCGGCACCTCAAGGAAGCCGCAGAAAAAGCGCTGACCGCGCTGAATGTGGCCTTTTGA
- a CDS encoding Gfo/Idh/MocA family oxidoreductase — MKRIPLRTSRRHFIKGAVAGLTTITIIPRHVLGQPGVPPPSETVGGALIGCGGRGPGTFDNLKGLNAVKLVECDVRFKDRADNKRYYTDFRRVLERKDIDVVAIATPPHWHALISIMAMEAGKDVMCEKPMTRFIAEGRAVVNAAKRYGRIFQIGTFGRFSAARNPGDVLTRKIMKSGLLKECKAVYIKAGGLKVKEWSGIVNAKPQPVPKWLDWDMYVGPSPMKPYHPHRFGGTHRGYWDYEGGGLGDMGQHAMDPVTWTYGVDDTAPVEIEALAPPAHPEVCGMWGWVELKYANGFTIVLVSGEWGPDYDRLKARPVRLEDLDEESRQKLKQMPDPEPLIDFTEAVKTRKQPGGHAEAAHRTVCIMHLANIAIRVGRKIRFDPVKEEIIGDEEANRLVNPPMRPPWHL; from the coding sequence ATGAAAAGAATCCCACTGCGGACGTCCCGCCGGCATTTCATTAAAGGAGCTGTTGCCGGTCTGACGACCATCACCATCATCCCCCGCCATGTTTTGGGGCAACCTGGTGTGCCGCCCCCCAGTGAAACGGTGGGCGGCGCGCTCATTGGCTGCGGCGGGCGCGGCCCCGGCACCTTTGACAACCTCAAGGGGCTGAATGCGGTGAAACTGGTCGAGTGCGACGTGCGCTTCAAAGACCGGGCCGACAATAAACGCTACTACACCGATTTTCGCCGCGTGTTGGAGCGCAAGGATATTGATGTGGTGGCCATCGCCACGCCGCCGCACTGGCACGCTTTGATTTCCATCATGGCCATGGAAGCCGGCAAGGATGTCATGTGCGAAAAACCGATGACTCGCTTCATCGCCGAAGGGCGCGCCGTGGTGAACGCCGCCAAACGCTATGGCCGTATCTTTCAGATTGGCACCTTTGGCCGTTTTTCCGCGGCGCGCAATCCGGGCGATGTCCTGACCCGCAAAATCATGAAAAGCGGCCTGCTCAAGGAATGCAAAGCGGTGTACATCAAAGCGGGCGGGCTGAAAGTCAAGGAATGGAGCGGCATCGTCAATGCCAAACCCCAACCCGTGCCCAAGTGGCTGGATTGGGATATGTATGTCGGCCCCTCGCCCATGAAGCCCTATCATCCCCACCGTTTCGGCGGCACGCATCGCGGTTATTGGGATTACGAGGGCGGCGGCCTGGGCGACATGGGCCAGCACGCCATGGACCCCGTAACTTGGACTTACGGCGTGGACGATACCGCGCCGGTGGAGATTGAGGCGCTGGCCCCGCCGGCGCATCCCGAAGTCTGTGGCATGTGGGGCTGGGTGGAGCTGAAATATGCCAATGGCTTTACCATCGTCCTGGTCAGCGGCGAATGGGGGCCGGATTATGACCGGCTCAAAGCGCGGCCGGTGCGTTTGGAGGATTTGGACGAGGAGAGCCGGCAAAAACTCAAACAAATGCCCGACCCCGAGCCGCTGATTGACTTCACTGAGGCGGTAAAAACCCGCAAGCAACCGGGGGGCCACGCCGAAGCCGCCCATCGCACAGTATGCATCATGCATCTGGCCAACATTGCCATTCGCGTGGGACGTAAAATCCGCTTTGACCCCGTGAAGGAGGAAATCATTGGCGATGAAGAGGCCAACCGGCTGGTCAATCCGCCCATGCGGCCCCCGTGGCACCTGTAA
- a CDS encoding MFS transporter, with amino-acid sequence MSTTEKPRLGRTFWTLNVIEMWERLAFYNLRVMAPIYIMQADDPGGLHLTAADKGTIYAWWAVFQSILPVFTGGLADRFGYKRTLTFALSLMMVGYLMIALLRDLGFISNFWALFISIMTLATGTAFFKPSIQGSLANILTRANSSVGWGIFYWVVNVGAFIGHFLPSLFLVYSTAFPGPFYAESHSKEAWRNLFLASAVFTSFNLMLLFFLKDTPSGASATESPLSVLARTVRNIFEPRLLAWIAIMSCFWLMMYQLWDLQPNFISDWLDSRPAAELLRRLPDWAYNSMVGDTPRGPMVRQQVLLSFNALFIILGVIGMAWLTRKMRTLEAMLIGMLMATGGIVLAGWTMNVWLLIAGILLFSLGEMLTGPKKSEYLGLIAPPGKKGLYLGYVNIPVGVGVYAGSELAGYVYGHYGEKAVLALRYLAEKTPWGQSKQWDGSIATLQETLGVTRMQAMDKLVEVTGLDHVQATQLLWDTYSPHAHVWLPFAAVGIVAAVALWIFGRMARKWQDMNA; translated from the coding sequence ATGAGCACCACCGAAAAACCAAGATTAGGCCGCACCTTCTGGACGCTGAACGTCATTGAAATGTGGGAGCGGCTCGCCTTCTACAACCTGCGAGTCATGGCGCCGATTTACATCATGCAGGCCGATGACCCCGGCGGGTTGCATCTGACGGCGGCGGACAAGGGCACCATCTATGCCTGGTGGGCGGTGTTTCAATCCATTCTGCCGGTATTCACCGGCGGACTGGCGGATCGGTTTGGCTACAAGCGCACCCTTACCTTTGCCCTGAGTCTGATGATGGTGGGCTACCTGATGATTGCCTTGCTGCGCGATTTGGGCTTCATCAGTAATTTCTGGGCGTTGTTTATCAGCATTATGACCCTGGCCACCGGTACCGCCTTTTTCAAGCCCAGCATTCAAGGTTCGCTGGCCAACATCCTGACCCGGGCCAATTCCTCGGTGGGCTGGGGTATTTTTTACTGGGTGGTCAATGTGGGCGCCTTCATCGGCCACTTTTTACCCTCGCTTTTTCTTGTTTATAGCACGGCCTTTCCCGGGCCTTTTTATGCCGAGTCTCACTCCAAAGAGGCCTGGCGCAATCTTTTCCTGGCCTCGGCGGTGTTCACCAGTTTCAACCTCATGTTGTTGTTTTTCCTCAAAGATACGCCTTCCGGCGCCTCAGCCACCGAGTCGCCGCTCTCCGTGCTGGCGCGTACGGTGCGGAACATCTTTGAGCCGCGCCTGCTGGCCTGGATTGCCATCATGTCCTGCTTCTGGCTCATGATGTACCAGCTCTGGGATTTGCAGCCCAATTTCATCAGCGACTGGCTCGACAGCCGGCCGGCGGCCGAGCTGCTGCGGCGCCTGCCCGATTGGGCCTATAATTCCATGGTGGGCGACACCCCCCGGGGGCCGATGGTGCGCCAGCAGGTGCTGCTGAGTTTTAACGCCTTGTTCATCATCCTGGGGGTCATTGGCATGGCCTGGCTCACCCGCAAGATGCGCACCCTGGAAGCCATGCTCATTGGTATGTTGATGGCCACGGGCGGCATTGTGCTGGCCGGCTGGACGATGAACGTCTGGCTCTTGATTGCCGGCATCTTGTTGTTTTCGCTGGGCGAAATGCTCACCGGCCCCAAGAAAAGTGAGTACCTGGGTTTGATTGCACCGCCGGGCAAGAAGGGATTGTACCTGGGGTATGTGAACATTCCAGTGGGCGTGGGAGTTTATGCCGGCAGCGAGCTGGCAGGGTACGTCTATGGTCACTATGGCGAAAAGGCCGTGCTGGCGCTGCGATACCTGGCGGAGAAAACCCCCTGGGGCCAGAGCAAACAGTGGGACGGCTCCATCGCCACCCTGCAGGAGACGCTTGGGGTGACACGCATGCAAGCCATGGACAAGCTGGTGGAGGTGACAGGCTTGGACCACGTGCAGGCCACCCAGTTGTTGTGGGACACCTATTCGCCCCACGCCCACGTGTGGCTGCCCTTTGCCGCGGTTGGCATCGTGGCCGCGGTGGCTTTGTGGATTTTTGGCCGCATGGCCAGGAAATGGCAGGACATGAATGCGTGA
- a CDS encoding DUF2851 family protein, producing MNDPRDMAEPPASLFYAQWRESLAPPALRETATAAPPERWLQWIWQHQRLQRERLRLLDGRKLRVLHPGFCNREPGPDFRQAVLQLDNDLPRQGDVEIDVQAAGWRQHGHDRNPAYAQVVLHVLWENPAQASPALPALALKDYLEAPLEVLAAWIGADAAPELPPEQAGRCAAAWRELSATQRDELLHQAALVRLHGKALQLLHRARVAGWEQALWEGVFRALGYKHNTWPMQNLGEMRERLQAGSSNALHCQARLLGVSGLLPADMDGRAGNAAHARQLWDWWWRERDAFADCLMPRTLWRLGGLRPANHPQRRLALAGQWLAAPRWTEQVKQWFDTDWPASALTSSLIQGVAAQDDFWDWHWSLHSPRLPRRQPMLGEERATDLAVNALLPWFYAQALECRDRSRLRRVEQRFLSWPAGQDNAVLKLARQRLLGGSRATCLKTAAAQQGLLQIVRDCCDQANALCEPCLFPDLVRQFGSRHPDSSAPRNI from the coding sequence AAACGGCCACGGCAGCCCCGCCAGAACGCTGGTTACAGTGGATTTGGCAGCATCAACGGCTGCAGCGCGAGCGTCTGCGACTGCTGGATGGGCGCAAATTGCGCGTGCTTCATCCAGGATTTTGCAATCGGGAGCCCGGCCCGGATTTTCGCCAGGCCGTGCTGCAACTGGATAATGACCTGCCCCGGCAGGGTGATGTGGAAATTGATGTGCAAGCCGCCGGATGGCGCCAGCACGGCCATGATCGCAACCCGGCTTATGCGCAAGTCGTCCTGCATGTCCTTTGGGAAAATCCTGCGCAGGCCTCCCCTGCCCTGCCTGCGCTGGCACTGAAGGATTACCTGGAGGCGCCGCTGGAGGTTTTGGCGGCGTGGATAGGGGCGGATGCCGCCCCGGAATTGCCACCGGAACAAGCCGGGCGTTGCGCCGCCGCGTGGCGGGAACTTTCAGCAACCCAGCGGGACGAGCTGCTGCATCAGGCGGCGCTGGTACGGCTGCATGGCAAAGCCCTGCAACTGCTGCATCGCGCGCGCGTAGCCGGGTGGGAGCAGGCTTTGTGGGAGGGGGTGTTCCGCGCCCTGGGCTACAAGCACAACACCTGGCCGATGCAAAACCTCGGCGAAATGCGGGAGCGCCTGCAGGCGGGCAGCTCCAACGCCCTGCACTGCCAGGCGCGGTTATTGGGCGTCAGCGGGTTGTTGCCCGCGGACATGGACGGCCGCGCCGGCAACGCCGCGCATGCCCGGCAACTCTGGGACTGGTGGTGGCGTGAACGTGATGCTTTTGCCGATTGTCTCATGCCGCGCACGCTCTGGCGGCTGGGCGGATTGCGCCCCGCCAATCACCCCCAACGCCGCCTGGCCCTGGCCGGCCAATGGCTGGCCGCGCCGCGCTGGACAGAACAAGTCAAACAATGGTTTGACACGGACTGGCCGGCTTCAGCGCTCACTTCATCCCTGATTCAGGGGGTGGCTGCACAAGATGACTTCTGGGACTGGCACTGGAGCCTCCACTCTCCGCGGCTGCCCCGCCGGCAACCGATGCTGGGCGAGGAACGCGCCACCGATTTGGCGGTGAATGCCCTCCTGCCCTGGTTCTACGCGCAAGCCCTCGAGTGCCGGGACCGCTCGCGCCTCCGCCGCGTCGAGCAACGTTTTTTAAGCTGGCCGGCAGGGCAGGACAACGCGGTGTTAAAGCTGGCCCGCCAACGGCTGCTGGGCGGCAGCCGGGCCACCTGCTTGAAAACCGCGGCAGCACAACAGGGGTTGTTGCAAATTGTGCGAGATTGTTGTGACCAGGCCAATGCGCTGTGCGAGCCGTGCCTCTTTCCCGACTTGGTGCGGCAATTTGGGAGCCGTCACCCTGACTCGTCCGCCCCCCGCAACATTTGA